A window of Macadamia integrifolia cultivar HAES 741 unplaced genomic scaffold, SCU_Mint_v3 scaffold337, whole genome shotgun sequence contains these coding sequences:
- the LOC122068076 gene encoding OVARIAN TUMOR DOMAIN-containing deubiquitinating enzyme 5-like, with the protein MYVLKYLDVAWRISNRKAIRDWKKPIIGIYLRSNFVEELNLSTMRHSQEPASLGYSNSNGKENNNLDTSVIKTIAGVSITTQGDTSKPSRSLKKNEKIAQQEAAREQRIQDEQSSIKRDRMIENEMLERKLEAGLIHCLYRAVEDQLAFFSMQ; encoded by the exons ATGTATGTCCTTAAATATTTAGATGTTGCATGgagaatttcaaatagaaaagCTATAAGAGATTGGAAGAAACCAATTATAGGAATATATTTG AGATcgaattttgttgaagaattAAATCTATCTACCATGAGGCATTCACAGGAACCTGCTTCTTTAGGCTACAGTAACAGCAATGGCAAGGAGAACAATAATCTTGACACTTCAGTTATTAAGACCATAGCTGGTGTTTCTATTACCACACAGGGTGACACCTCCAAGCCAAGCAGAAGTCTGAAAAAGAACGAGAAAATAGCACAACAAGAAGCAGCAAGGGAGCAAAGAATACAGGATGAACAGAGCAGCATTAAGCGAGATCGCATGattgaaaatgagatgttgGAGAGAAAACTTGAGGCTGGATTGATTCATTGTCTATATCGTGCTGTTGAGGATCAACTGGCGTTCTTCTCCATGCAGTAG